A genome region from Pseudomonas sp. S06B 330 includes the following:
- a CDS encoding YifB family Mg chelatase-like AAA ATPase, with protein sequence MSLALVHSRAQVGVSAPAVSVEAHLANGLPALTLVGLPEATVKESKDRVRSAILNSGLEFPARRITLNLAPADLPKDGGRFDLAIALGILAANGQFPSAALGELECLGELALSGAIRPVQGVLPAALAARAAGRALVIPQENAEEACLASGLVVFAVGHLLELVAHLNGQTPLNPYAANGLMLHVRPYPDLNEVQGQQAAKRALLVAAAGAHNLLFSGPPGTGKTLLASRLPGLLPPLDEREALEVAAIQSVASHVPLSSWPQRPFRHPHHSASGAALVGGGSRPQPGEITLAHHGVLFLDELPEFERRVLEVLREPLESGEIVIARAKDKIRFPARFQLVAAMNPCPCGYLGDPTGRCRCGSDQIQRYRNKLSGPLLDRIDLHLTVAREATALSSAASEGESSATIAAQVAVARDIQHQRQGCANAFIDLPGLRQYCGLSSADQQWLESACERLTLSLRAAHRLLKVARTLADLENAEQIDRSHLGEALQYRPTTST encoded by the coding sequence ATGTCCCTCGCCCTTGTCCACAGCCGTGCCCAAGTCGGTGTCTCAGCCCCTGCCGTCAGTGTTGAAGCGCATCTGGCCAACGGTTTGCCGGCGCTAACCCTGGTCGGCTTGCCAGAAGCCACGGTCAAAGAAAGCAAAGACCGCGTGCGCAGCGCGATCCTCAATTCAGGTCTGGAATTTCCCGCCCGGCGCATCACCCTCAACCTCGCGCCGGCAGATTTACCTAAGGACGGCGGTCGTTTCGATCTGGCAATTGCCTTAGGCATTCTTGCCGCCAACGGGCAGTTTCCAAGCGCTGCCCTTGGCGAGCTGGAATGCCTCGGCGAACTCGCCCTGTCCGGGGCCATACGGCCGGTGCAAGGTGTACTGCCCGCAGCCTTGGCAGCACGCGCCGCCGGGCGCGCGTTGGTAATCCCACAAGAAAATGCGGAGGAAGCCTGCCTGGCCTCAGGGTTGGTGGTGTTTGCAGTCGGGCACCTGCTGGAATTGGTGGCCCACCTCAACGGACAGACGCCACTCAATCCCTACGCGGCTAATGGTTTGATGCTGCACGTTCGCCCCTACCCGGACCTGAATGAAGTTCAGGGCCAGCAAGCAGCCAAGCGTGCCCTACTGGTCGCCGCCGCGGGTGCACACAATTTGCTCTTCAGCGGCCCGCCGGGTACCGGTAAAACCTTACTCGCCAGCCGTCTGCCCGGCCTGTTGCCGCCGCTCGATGAGCGCGAAGCACTGGAAGTGGCAGCCATTCAATCAGTGGCCAGTCATGTGCCGCTGAGTAGCTGGCCACAGCGACCGTTCAGACACCCTCACCACTCGGCGTCCGGCGCGGCGCTGGTGGGTGGCGGCAGCCGACCGCAACCTGGCGAGATTACCCTCGCCCATCATGGCGTGCTGTTTCTGGATGAGTTGCCGGAGTTCGAACGGCGGGTGCTGGAGGTGTTGCGCGAGCCACTGGAGTCAGGCGAGATCGTTATCGCTCGGGCCAAAGACAAAATCCGCTTCCCGGCACGCTTTCAACTGGTCGCCGCGATGAATCCCTGCCCCTGTGGATATCTGGGTGATCCCACCGGGCGCTGTCGCTGTGGCAGTGATCAGATTCAGCGTTATCGCAACAAGCTCTCTGGCCCTTTGCTCGACCGCATCGACCTGCACCTGACTGTCGCTCGCGAAGCCACGGCGTTGTCGTCGGCTGCCAGCGAGGGCGAGAGCAGCGCCACTATTGCAGCGCAGGTCGCCGTTGCCCGTGATATCCAGCACCAGCGTCAGGGATGCGCCAATGCCTTTATCGACTTGCCGGGGCTACGCCAGTATTGCGGACTGTCCAGCGCCGACCAGCAGTGGCTGGAAAGTGCCTGCGAGCGCCTTACGCTGTCGCTGCGTGCAGCACATCGGCTGTTGAAGGTGGCCCGGACGCTGGCCGATCTTGAAAACGCCGAACAAATTGACCGGAGCCATCTTGGCGAGGCACTGCAGTACCGGCCGACAACTTCGACGTGA